The following proteins come from a genomic window of Pyxidicoccus sp. MSG2:
- a CDS encoding non-ribosomal peptide synthetase, whose amino-acid sequence MSAREPKPPASRSRRPPPVVPVPREGALPLSFAQQRMWFLAQLDPEGYAYNAPFFARLKGPLDVPALERALAGVVHRHEALRTTFTEVAGQPVQVISPEVAVPLPVESLEGLSREAREREVVRRAEEEARRPFDLEAGPLLRARLLRVEAEEHVLLLSLHHIACDGWSLSVLERELRELYATFHDSTESASRALPVQYVDYTLWQREWLKGDVLEAQLAWWKEKLGGASPMLELPLDRPRPPVQSIQGAVLHVPMPAELMRAALERSRQESVTPFMLLLAGFQALLARYSGQRDVVVGTPISGRNRGELEGLIGFFANTLALRVDVEEGESFRSLLGRVRQTCLGAYAHQDVPFETLVDALQPVRDLSRSPLFQAMFVLQSAPPLVRLDGLVTEEVDFEPGVSKFDLTLFLRETADGWVCVWEYSTVLFDEATVRRLAEHYVRLLDAAVSRPDTRVAELPLLGAEERRRLVGEWSGCVDAAYRPGLMHEWVEEQVARTPDAVAVTDGHEELTYAQLEARANQLAHHLVALGVKSGGTVGLCLERGSLRMPVAVLATLKAGAAFLPLDASYPAERLAQMLEDTGAPVVLVQGRLEEALPRGLQARVVRLEEDAQAIGARPTHALARPLSPETPCYFVYTSGSTGRPKGIVMSHRAIGNQLRWLLERTVDPKATTLQFASLNFDVSFQELFGTWSLGGRVLLITAELRREPLAMLRYMRAHHVGRLYLPFVALQALCEAAWQEELLPPLGEVVTAGEQLQVTQALVSFFERLPGCVLENQYGPSEAHVVTAWRARGAPSKWPALPPVGVPIHNVQIYVLDERGEPSPVGVAGEVYVGGASVAHGYHGRPELTAERFLPDPLSAQLGGRLYRTGDKARWLGDGNLEFLGRLDGQVKVRGFRVELGEVEVALRALPGVKDAAAAVDVGTKRLVGYVVQGAHEAWDAEALKRQLGRALPEYMVPSMMVRLDALPLAPTGKVDRKALPAPDLSRQDLGSGYEAPRDALEHQLVPVWEEVLGVRPVGVRDDFFAMGGHSLLATRVVSRLREVLGREVPVRLLFESPTVAALAERLRELARSAPPPQRPPLVPAPRPEALPLSFAQQRLWFLGQLNAGGASYNLPFILRLTGRLDVAALEEAIAQVVRRHEALRTVFTEVQGQPVQRIVPELLVPVPVEDLDARDGETVEDALRRRVVDAFHGAFDLEHGPLLRAALLRVAAEEHVLVLVVHHIVADGWSMDVMCRDLEALYAAKVTGQPPALEPPAVQYADYAVWQRDWLKGEVLEQQLAWWREQLDGAPSVLELPGDRPRPAVQTFRGASLPVKLSPELGAALRELSRREGVTLYMTLLAAFQVLLARYSGQWDVVIGSPISGRTSKEVEGLVGFFVNTLALRARMDARSSFRVLLRQVKETVLGAFAHQDLPFEKLVEDLRPERDLSRSPLFQVLFTLQGFSPTVTLPGVTARTLDFASTVAKFDLELLLVDAAQDDIAGQLIYNADLFEPSTVSRMADCFLALLRGLVAEPNARLGALPLLPAAERQRVLETWNATEVDFPRDACVHHLFESEAARRPDAVALEFGEERLTYARLEARANQLAWALMERGVGPDVLVAVCLERSVELIVSLLAILKAGGAYVPLEASYPAQRLEQMLEDSRPRLLLTTRALLGQLPAQALPELMLVEEERLASRPEEAPSAAVGGRNLAYVDFTSGSTGRPKGVAVEHRGVLRLLFGAPYARLGPEETFLLIAPISFDASTLEVWGPLCLGGRLVVFPPRSPSDLDLLTEVLTRHGVTLLHLTAGLFSQMVDLRMEGLRGVRQLLTGGDVVSAPHVRKTLEELRIPVTACYGPTEGTLFTSTHRMTRLEDVGAAVPIGRPIGNTQVYVLDAGFEPVPPGVAGELFIGGDGLARGYLRQPDVTADRFVPNLFSQVPGERLYRTGDLARWRGDGVLEFLGRRDSQVKVRGYRIELAEVDAALLRCPGVKEGLVVVRDGVGGKRLVAYYVESPGQSLSASQVREAMKGALPEFMVPSAFVGLPALPLTANGKVDRKALPAPEAESASEGGASAPRTAMEEVVAGIWAPLLGLERVGADDNFFTLGGHSLLATRVVSRLREVLGRAVPVRLLFEAPTVAALAERLEGLRGEQDFKAPPLVPASRQGALPLSFAQQRLWFLRQLDTEGYAYNVPFVLRLKGRLEVAALAYALAQVVRRHEALRTTFAEVRGQPVQRIAPELAVPLPVEDLDVRDGEEVEDALRRRVVDATQTPFDLEHGPLLRAELLRVTADEHVLVVLLHHIVADGWSMGVVCRELEVLYTAHVTGGDAVLEAPPVQYADYAVWQRAWLKGEVLEQQLAWWREQLDGAPAVLELPIDRPRPALQTFRGATLTAKLSPELSSGLKELSRREGVTLYMTLLAGYQVLLARYSGQWDMVVGSPLAGRTVKETEGLIGFFVNTLALRLRATRELSFRELLRHTRETVLGAFAHQDVPFETLVEDLRLARDLSRSPLFQVAFALNGPAPTPALPELTTGTVDFDPGMAKFDLALSVREDADGLTGLWERNTALFDEVTVARMAEHFARLLEAIVARPEAVPGTLPLLSEAERHLVLVEWNAYRTEYPPNVPVPEGLEVPEEPRPEARVYVLDETLEPVPVGVWGALWLGGARLVGVQSEVERFVPDSLWGEPGGRMYRTGVFGRWRPGGMLEVRERLDTPVKVRAPRAGGGRMALSGLEAAASAPEGHVAPRTAMERLVATTWAPLLGLRHVGAEDHFFERGGHSLLVMQVVSRLKDALGRDVPVRLLFEAPTVAMLAERLQELVKGSPESRRRPLMPMPVGEEALPLSFAQQRLWFFDRLQPQSPLYNIPLALRLEGALDAPALERSLAELVRRHESLRTTFHQDVGGGVQRIGAPMPLPLPAVDLRGVPEALREQEVARLCNEDARRPFDLERGPLLRATLLRVKDEDHVLVLVVHHIVADGWSMGVLSRELGALYAAQVKGEDAGLAAPPVQYADYAVWQRAWLKGEVLEEQLAWWRQQLEGAPGVLELPIDKPRPAVQTFQGAWHRVRLPAELTADLQELSRREGVTLYMTLLAGFQVLLARYSGQWDMVLGSPISGRTAKEVEDLIGFFVNTLALRIRATGTMSFRELLHQVRETVLGAFAHQDVPFESLVDALRPRRDLSRSPIFQVVFALQNAPTSGLSLPGLTSRLVDIDAKTSKVDLALSLRESPEGLDGAIEFNTDLFEVATIERLARHLERLLQAVVAEPLRGLRELPLMSDAEQARVLAWGGSEAPFEGDCIHRLFEAQVAKTPDAVALEMEGQSLTYAQLDARANALAGVLRQRGVRPEVLVGLCVERGMDLVVGMFATLKAGGAYLPMDPDHPPERLAYMLENAGAALLVTRERYASRLSYRGPTLLLEDGVVPVPAEPWRPVREVTPRNLAYVIFTSGSTGRPKGALLEHRGVANLVEVARGKLGLGPGSRVLQFAPMSFDASVWEIYPALLSGGTVCLARREQVAPGEPLAELLVRERISVVTLPPSVLAVLPDVELPDLKVLVSAGEACTADLVSRWGRGRRFINGYGPTESTVCTTLGECRPGERPLIGTPVDNLVVRVMDEAGHLVPPGVWGELCLGGVGQARGYLGRPDLTAERFVPDPFREGQRLYRTGDVVRFRDDGRLEYLRRADSQVKVRGVRVEPAEAREALAEHPGVQSVVVMGREDVPGETRLVAYVVPSQGETLTADVLRAWLRRSLPEPAVPSAFVVMDALPLTPNGKPDWKALPVPDASRPELSSGYEAPEKDRRGRWRCSGRRC is encoded by the coding sequence ATGAGTGCGCGCGAGCCGAAGCCCCCGGCGTCCCGGAGCCGCAGGCCGCCCCCGGTGGTACCCGTGCCCAGGGAGGGGGCGCTGCCGCTGTCGTTCGCGCAGCAGCGCATGTGGTTCCTCGCGCAGCTGGACCCGGAGGGCTACGCGTACAACGCGCCCTTCTTCGCACGGCTGAAGGGGCCGCTGGACGTGCCGGCGCTGGAGCGGGCACTGGCCGGGGTGGTGCACCGGCACGAGGCGCTGCGCACGACTTTCACGGAGGTCGCAGGCCAGCCCGTGCAGGTGATTTCGCCGGAGGTGGCGGTGCCGCTCCCGGTGGAGTCGCTGGAAGGGTTGTCGCGGGAGGCGCGCGAGCGCGAGGTGGTGCGGCGCGCGGAGGAGGAAGCGCGGCGGCCGTTCGACCTGGAGGCGGGGCCGCTGCTGCGGGCGAGGCTCTTGCGCGTGGAGGCGGAGGAGCACGTGCTGCTGCTCTCGCTGCACCACATCGCGTGCGACGGGTGGTCGCTCAGCGTGCTGGAGCGGGAGCTGCGCGAGCTGTACGCCACCTTCCATGACAGCACGGAGTCCGCGTCGCGGGCGCTGCCGGTGCAGTACGTGGATTACACGCTGTGGCAGCGCGAGTGGCTGAAGGGCGACGTGCTGGAGGCGCAGCTCGCCTGGTGGAAGGAGAAGCTCGGGGGCGCGTCGCCGATGCTGGAGCTTCCCCTGGACCGGCCGAGGCCGCCGGTGCAGTCCATCCAGGGGGCGGTGCTGCACGTGCCCATGCCCGCGGAGCTGATGCGCGCGGCGCTGGAGCGGAGCCGGCAGGAGTCGGTGACGCCCTTCATGCTGCTGCTGGCGGGCTTCCAGGCGCTGCTGGCGCGCTACAGCGGGCAGCGGGACGTGGTGGTGGGCACTCCGATTTCGGGGCGCAATCGGGGCGAGCTGGAGGGGCTCATCGGCTTCTTCGCCAACACGCTGGCCCTGCGCGTGGACGTGGAAGAGGGAGAGAGCTTTCGGAGCCTGCTGGGCCGGGTGCGCCAGACGTGCCTGGGGGCGTACGCGCACCAGGACGTGCCTTTCGAGACGCTGGTGGACGCGCTGCAACCCGTGCGGGACTTGAGCCGCTCGCCGCTGTTCCAGGCGATGTTCGTCCTGCAGAGCGCGCCGCCCCTGGTGCGGCTGGACGGGCTGGTGACGGAGGAGGTGGACTTCGAGCCCGGTGTCTCGAAGTTCGACCTGACGCTGTTCCTGCGGGAGACGGCGGACGGCTGGGTGTGCGTCTGGGAGTACAGCACGGTCCTCTTCGACGAGGCGACGGTGCGCCGCCTCGCGGAGCACTACGTGCGGCTGCTGGACGCGGCGGTCTCGAGGCCGGACACGCGCGTCGCCGAGCTGCCGCTGCTGGGGGCCGAGGAGCGCAGGCGGCTCGTGGGGGAGTGGAGCGGGTGCGTCGACGCGGCCTACCGGCCGGGCCTGATGCACGAGTGGGTGGAGGAGCAGGTCGCGCGCACGCCCGACGCGGTGGCGGTGACGGACGGGCACGAGGAACTGACGTACGCGCAGCTGGAGGCCCGGGCCAACCAGCTCGCGCACCACCTGGTGGCGTTGGGCGTGAAGTCGGGCGGCACGGTGGGGCTGTGTCTGGAGCGCGGCAGCCTGCGGATGCCGGTAGCGGTGCTGGCGACACTCAAGGCGGGAGCGGCGTTCCTCCCGCTGGATGCGAGCTACCCGGCCGAGCGACTGGCGCAGATGCTGGAGGACACGGGCGCGCCGGTGGTGCTGGTGCAGGGGCGGCTGGAGGAGGCGCTGCCTCGCGGACTCCAGGCGCGCGTGGTGCGACTGGAGGAGGATGCGCAGGCGATTGGCGCGAGGCCCACGCACGCGCTCGCGAGGCCGCTCTCGCCGGAGACGCCCTGCTACTTCGTCTACACGTCCGGAAGCACGGGCCGGCCGAAGGGCATCGTCATGTCCCACCGGGCCATCGGCAACCAGCTGCGCTGGCTGCTGGAGCGCACGGTGGACCCGAAGGCGACGACGCTCCAGTTCGCCTCGCTGAACTTCGACGTGTCCTTCCAGGAGCTCTTCGGCACGTGGAGCCTGGGCGGCCGCGTGCTGCTCATCACCGCGGAGCTGCGCCGGGAGCCGCTCGCGATGCTGCGCTACATGCGCGCGCATCACGTCGGGCGGCTCTACCTGCCCTTCGTGGCGTTGCAGGCACTGTGCGAAGCGGCCTGGCAGGAGGAATTGCTCCCCCCGCTGGGAGAGGTGGTGACGGCGGGAGAGCAGCTCCAGGTGACTCAGGCGCTGGTGTCCTTCTTCGAGCGACTGCCCGGCTGCGTGCTGGAGAACCAGTACGGCCCGTCCGAAGCGCACGTGGTGACGGCGTGGCGCGCGCGAGGCGCACCCTCGAAGTGGCCCGCGTTGCCGCCGGTGGGCGTGCCCATCCACAACGTGCAGATCTACGTGCTGGACGAGCGCGGTGAGCCGAGCCCGGTGGGTGTGGCCGGCGAGGTGTACGTCGGCGGCGCAAGCGTCGCGCATGGCTACCACGGCAGGCCGGAGCTGACGGCGGAGCGCTTCCTCCCGGACCCGCTGAGTGCGCAGCTCGGAGGACGGCTGTACCGCACGGGCGACAAGGCGCGCTGGCTGGGAGACGGCAACCTGGAGTTCCTCGGCCGCCTGGATGGACAGGTGAAGGTGCGCGGCTTCCGGGTGGAGCTGGGCGAGGTGGAGGTGGCGCTCCGCGCGCTTCCGGGCGTGAAGGATGCGGCGGCGGCGGTGGACGTGGGGACGAAGCGGCTCGTGGGCTACGTGGTGCAGGGCGCACACGAGGCGTGGGATGCGGAGGCGCTCAAGCGGCAGCTCGGGCGCGCGCTGCCCGAGTACATGGTGCCCTCCATGATGGTGCGGCTGGACGCACTGCCGCTGGCGCCCACCGGGAAGGTGGACCGCAAGGCGCTGCCGGCGCCGGACCTCAGCCGCCAGGACCTCGGGAGCGGCTACGAGGCTCCTCGCGACGCGTTGGAGCACCAGCTGGTGCCAGTCTGGGAAGAGGTGCTGGGCGTGCGTCCCGTCGGAGTGAGGGACGACTTCTTCGCGATGGGCGGCCACTCGCTGCTGGCGACCCGCGTGGTGTCACGGCTGCGCGAGGTGCTGGGCCGCGAGGTGCCGGTGCGCCTGCTGTTCGAGTCGCCCACCGTGGCCGCCCTGGCCGAGCGACTGCGCGAGCTGGCTCGAAGCGCGCCGCCCCCGCAGCGGCCTCCGCTGGTGCCCGCGCCGAGGCCGGAAGCGCTGCCGCTGTCCTTCGCGCAGCAGCGCCTGTGGTTCCTGGGCCAGCTGAACGCGGGTGGGGCCTCGTACAACCTGCCCTTCATCCTGCGGCTGACGGGACGGCTGGACGTGGCGGCGCTGGAGGAGGCCATCGCGCAGGTGGTGCGCCGGCACGAGGCGCTGCGCACGGTCTTCACGGAGGTGCAAGGCCAGCCGGTACAGCGAATCGTGCCGGAGCTGCTGGTGCCCGTGCCGGTGGAGGACCTGGACGCGCGGGACGGCGAGACGGTGGAGGACGCGCTGCGGCGGCGCGTGGTGGACGCGTTCCACGGAGCCTTCGACCTGGAGCACGGCCCGCTGTTGCGCGCGGCGCTGCTGCGCGTGGCTGCCGAAGAGCACGTGCTCGTGCTGGTGGTGCACCACATCGTGGCGGACGGCTGGTCCATGGATGTGATGTGCCGCGACCTGGAAGCGCTGTACGCGGCGAAGGTGACGGGGCAGCCGCCGGCGCTGGAGCCGCCCGCGGTGCAGTACGCGGACTACGCCGTGTGGCAGCGCGACTGGCTGAAGGGCGAGGTGCTGGAGCAGCAACTGGCGTGGTGGCGTGAGCAGCTCGACGGGGCGCCCTCCGTGCTGGAGCTGCCCGGTGACCGGCCGCGCCCGGCGGTGCAGACGTTCCGGGGCGCGAGCCTCCCGGTGAAGCTGTCCCCCGAGCTCGGCGCGGCCCTGCGGGAGCTGAGCCGGCGTGAGGGCGTGACGCTGTACATGACGCTGCTCGCGGCCTTCCAGGTACTGCTGGCGCGCTACAGCGGACAGTGGGACGTCGTCATCGGCTCGCCGATATCCGGCCGCACCTCGAAGGAGGTGGAGGGGCTCGTCGGCTTCTTCGTCAACACGCTGGCCCTGCGCGCGCGCATGGACGCGCGCTCTTCCTTCCGGGTGCTGCTGCGCCAGGTGAAGGAGACGGTGCTGGGCGCCTTCGCGCACCAGGACCTGCCCTTCGAGAAGCTGGTGGAGGACCTGCGCCCCGAGCGTGACTTGAGCCGCTCGCCGCTGTTCCAGGTGCTCTTCACCCTGCAAGGGTTCTCTCCCACCGTGACGCTGCCGGGCGTCACCGCGCGGACGCTGGACTTCGCGAGCACCGTCGCCAAGTTCGACCTGGAGTTGCTGCTCGTCGACGCCGCGCAGGACGACATCGCCGGTCAGCTCATCTACAACGCGGACCTCTTCGAACCGTCCACCGTGAGCCGGATGGCGGACTGCTTCCTCGCACTGCTGCGGGGGCTGGTGGCCGAGCCCAACGCGCGGCTGGGGGCGCTGCCGCTGCTGCCGGCCGCCGAGCGTCAGCGCGTCCTGGAGACGTGGAACGCCACGGAGGTGGACTTCCCGCGCGACGCCTGCGTCCACCACCTCTTCGAGTCGGAAGCCGCGCGGCGGCCCGACGCGGTGGCGCTGGAGTTCGGTGAGGAGCGGCTGACGTATGCGCGGCTGGAGGCGCGCGCCAACCAGCTCGCCTGGGCACTGATGGAGCGGGGCGTGGGCCCGGACGTGCTGGTGGCGGTGTGTCTGGAGCGCTCGGTGGAGCTCATCGTGTCGTTGCTCGCCATCCTCAAGGCGGGCGGCGCGTACGTGCCCCTGGAGGCCAGCTATCCGGCGCAGCGGCTGGAGCAGATGCTGGAGGACTCGCGTCCGCGCCTGCTGCTCACCACGCGCGCGCTGCTCGGGCAACTGCCGGCGCAGGCGCTGCCGGAGTTGATGCTGGTGGAGGAGGAGCGACTGGCGTCGCGGCCGGAAGAGGCACCGAGCGCGGCGGTGGGCGGGCGGAACCTGGCGTACGTGGACTTCACGTCGGGAAGCACGGGGCGCCCGAAGGGCGTGGCCGTGGAGCACCGGGGCGTGCTGCGTCTCCTGTTCGGCGCGCCCTACGCGCGGCTGGGGCCGGAGGAGACGTTCCTGCTCATCGCGCCCATCTCCTTCGACGCCTCCACGCTGGAGGTATGGGGACCGCTGTGCCTCGGAGGGAGGCTGGTGGTCTTCCCCCCGCGCTCGCCCAGTGACCTGGACCTGCTGACGGAGGTGCTGACGCGGCACGGGGTGACGCTGCTGCACCTGACGGCGGGCCTGTTCAGCCAGATGGTGGACCTGCGCATGGAGGGCCTGCGGGGCGTGCGGCAGTTGCTGACGGGCGGAGACGTGGTGTCCGCGCCGCACGTGAGGAAGACGCTGGAGGAGCTGCGGATTCCGGTGACGGCCTGCTACGGCCCGACGGAGGGGACGCTCTTCACATCCACCCACCGCATGACGCGGCTGGAGGACGTGGGGGCGGCGGTGCCCATCGGCCGGCCCATCGGCAACACGCAGGTGTACGTGCTGGACGCCGGCTTCGAGCCGGTGCCGCCAGGCGTGGCTGGAGAGCTCTTCATCGGAGGAGACGGGCTCGCGCGCGGCTACCTGCGCCAGCCGGACGTGACGGCCGACCGCTTCGTTCCCAATCTCTTCAGCCAGGTGCCGGGAGAGCGGCTGTACCGCACCGGAGACCTGGCGCGCTGGCGCGGGGACGGGGTGCTGGAGTTCCTCGGCCGACGCGACAGCCAGGTGAAGGTGCGCGGCTACCGCATCGAGCTGGCGGAAGTGGATGCCGCGCTGCTGCGCTGCCCCGGTGTGAAGGAGGGGCTGGTGGTGGTGCGCGACGGTGTCGGCGGCAAGCGGCTGGTCGCGTACTACGTCGAGTCGCCGGGACAGTCCCTGAGCGCGTCGCAGGTGCGGGAGGCGATGAAGGGGGCGCTGCCGGAGTTCATGGTGCCCTCGGCCTTCGTGGGGCTGCCCGCGCTGCCGCTGACGGCGAACGGGAAGGTGGACCGCAAGGCGCTGCCCGCGCCGGAGGCGGAGAGCGCGAGCGAGGGTGGTGCATCGGCGCCCCGGACGGCGATGGAAGAGGTGGTGGCGGGCATCTGGGCACCGCTGCTCGGCCTGGAGCGCGTGGGCGCGGACGACAACTTCTTCACGCTGGGCGGCCACTCGCTGCTGGCGACGCGGGTGGTGTCGCGGCTGCGCGAGGTGCTCGGCCGCGCCGTGCCGGTGCGCCTGCTGTTCGAGGCGCCCACCGTGGCCGCGCTGGCCGAGCGGCTGGAGGGGCTGCGAGGGGAGCAGGACTTCAAGGCGCCACCCCTGGTGCCGGCGTCGAGACAGGGCGCGCTGCCGCTGTCGTTCGCGCAGCAGCGGCTGTGGTTCCTGCGGCAGCTCGACACGGAGGGCTATGCGTACAACGTGCCCTTCGTCCTGCGGCTGAAGGGACGACTGGAGGTGGCCGCACTGGCGTACGCGCTGGCACAGGTGGTGCGGCGGCACGAGGCGCTGCGGACGACGTTCGCCGAGGTGCGGGGCCAGCCGGTGCAGCGCATTGCCCCGGAGCTGGCGGTGCCCCTGCCGGTGGAGGACCTGGACGTCCGGGACGGGGAAGAGGTGGAGGACGCGCTGCGGCGGCGCGTGGTGGACGCGACGCAGACGCCCTTCGACCTGGAGCACGGGCCCCTGTTGCGCGCGGAGTTGTTGCGCGTGACGGCCGACGAGCACGTGCTGGTGGTGCTGCTGCACCACATCGTGGCGGACGGCTGGTCCATGGGCGTGGTGTGCCGTGAGCTGGAGGTGCTCTACACGGCCCATGTGACGGGCGGGGATGCCGTGCTGGAAGCCCCGCCGGTGCAGTACGCGGACTACGCGGTGTGGCAGCGCGCCTGGCTGAAAGGTGAGGTGCTGGAGCAGCAACTGGCCTGGTGGCGCGAGCAGCTCGATGGCGCGCCGGCCGTGCTGGAGCTCCCCATCGACAGGCCCCGCCCCGCGCTGCAGACGTTCCGGGGGGCGACGCTGACGGCGAAGCTGTCACCGGAGCTGAGCTCGGGGCTCAAGGAGCTGAGCCGGCGCGAGGGCGTGACGCTGTACATGACGCTGCTGGCCGGCTACCAGGTGCTGCTGGCGCGCTACAGCGGGCAGTGGGACATGGTCGTGGGCTCGCCCCTGGCGGGCCGCACGGTGAAGGAGACGGAGGGGCTCATCGGCTTCTTCGTCAACACGCTGGCGCTGCGACTCCGAGCCACCCGGGAGCTGAGCTTCCGCGAGCTGCTGCGCCACACGCGCGAGACGGTGCTGGGGGCCTTCGCGCACCAGGACGTGCCCTTCGAGACGCTGGTGGAGGACCTGCGGCTGGCGCGTGACTTGAGTCGCTCGCCCCTGTTCCAGGTGGCCTTCGCACTCAACGGGCCCGCGCCCACGCCGGCCCTCCCCGAGCTGACCACGGGGACGGTGGACTTCGACCCTGGGATGGCGAAGTTCGACCTCGCGCTCTCGGTACGGGAAGACGCGGACGGACTGACGGGCCTGTGGGAGCGCAACACCGCCCTCTTCGACGAGGTGACGGTCGCCCGCATGGCGGAGCATTTCGCACGGCTGCTGGAGGCGATTGTCGCGCGCCCGGAGGCCGTGCCGGGCACGCTGCCGCTGCTGAGCGAGGCGGAGCGTCACCTCGTCCTCGTGGAGTGGAACGCGTACCGGACGGAGTACCCGCCGAACGTGCCCGTCCCCGAGGGGCTCGAAGTGCCGGAGGAGCCGAGGCCGGAGGCCCGCGTCTACGTGCTGGACGAGACGCTGGAGCCGGTGCCCGTGGGCGTGTGGGGCGCGCTGTGGCTCGGGGGCGCGCGGCTCGTGGGCGTGCAGTCCGAAGTGGAGCGGTTCGTTCCGGACTCGTTGTGGGGCGAGCCGGGAGGAAGGATGTACCGCACCGGCGTCTTCGGACGCTGGAGGCCGGGTGGAATGCTGGAGGTCCGCGAGCGCCTCGACACGCCGGTGAAGGTGCGGGCCCCGCGCGCCGGTGGCGGCCGCATGGCCCTGTCAGGGCTCGAGGCCGCGGCGTCGGCGCCGGAAGGACACGTCGCGCCGCGGACGGCGATGGAGCGCCTGGTGGCCACCACCTGGGCGCCGTTGCTGGGCCTGCGGCACGTGGGCGCGGAAGACCACTTCTTCGAGCGGGGCGGACACTCGCTGCTCGTCATGCAGGTGGTGTCGCGACTGAAGGACGCGCTGGGCCGCGACGTGCCCGTGCGGTTGCTCTTCGAGGCGCCCACGGTCGCCATGCTGGCCGAGCGGCTCCAGGAGTTGGTGAAGGGCTCGCCCGAGTCGCGCCGGCGGCCGCTGATGCCCATGCCGGTGGGGGAGGAGGCGCTGCCGCTGTCTTTCGCGCAGCAGCGCCTCTGGTTCTTCGACCGACTCCAGCCCCAGAGTCCGCTCTACAACATCCCCCTGGCGCTGAGGCTGGAGGGCGCGCTGGACGCGCCCGCGCTGGAGCGAAGCCTCGCCGAGCTGGTGCGGCGTCACGAGTCGTTGCGGACGACGTTCCATCAGGACGTGGGAGGCGGCGTGCAGCGCATCGGCGCGCCCATGCCGCTGCCGCTGCCGGCGGTGGACCTGCGGGGTGTGCCCGAAGCGCTCCGCGAGCAGGAAGTCGCGCGGCTGTGCAATGAAGACGCGCGCCGTCCCTTCGACCTGGAGCGGGGGCCGCTGCTGCGCGCCACGCTGCTGCGGGTGAAGGACGAGGACCACGTGCTGGTGCTGGTGGTGCACCACATCGTGGCGGACGGCTGGTCCATGGGAGTGCTGTCCCGGGAGCTGGGGGCGCTCTACGCGGCCCAGGTGAAGGGCGAGGACGCGGGGCTGGCGGCGCCGCCCGTGCAGTACGCGGACTATGCGGTGTGGCAGCGCGCGTGGCTGAAGGGCGAGGTGCTGGAGGAGCAGCTCGCGTGGTGGCGCCAGCAGCTCGAAGGCGCGCCCGGCGTGCTGGAGCTTCCCATCGACAAGCCCCGGCCGGCGGTGCAGACGTTCCAGGGCGCGTGGCACCGGGTGCGCCTGCCCGCGGAGCTGACGGCGGACCTCCAGGAGCTGAGCCGACGCGAGGGCGTGACGCTGTACATGACGCTGCTGGCGGGCTTCCAGGTGCTGCTGGCGCGCTACAGCGGGCAGTGGGACATGGTGCTCGGCTCGCCGATTTCGGGCCGCACGGCGAAGGAAGTGGAAGACCTCATCGGCTTCTTCGTCAACACGCTGGCGCTGCGCATCCGCGCGACGGGCACGATGAGCTTCCGTGAGCTGCTGCACCAGGTCCGTGAGACGGTGCTCGGCGCCTTCGCGCATCAGGACGTGCCCTTCGAGAGCCTGGTGGATGCGCTGCGCCCGCGGCGTGACTTGAGCCGCTCGCCCATCTTCCAGGTGGTGTTCGCGCTGCAGAATGCGCCGACGTCGGGGCTGTCGCTGCCGGGGCTCACGTCGCGACTGGTGGACATCGACGCGAAGACGTCCAAGGTCGACCTCGCGCTGTCGCTGCGCGAGTCGCCCGAAGGCCTGGACGGCGCCATCGAGTTCAACACCGACCTCTTCGAGGTCGCCACCATCGAGCGGCTGGCGCGGCACCTGGAGCGCCTGCTGCAAGCCGTGGTGGCCGAGCCCCTGCGAGGACTGCGCGAGCTGCCGCTGATGAGCGATGCGGAGCAGGCGCGGGTGCTGGCGTGGGGTGGCAGCGAAGCGCCTTTCGAGGGTGACTGCATCCACCGGCTGTTCGAGGCGCAGGTGGCGAAGACGCCCGACGCCGTGGCGCTGGAGATGGAGGGCCAGTCGCTCACCTACGCCCAGCTCGACGCGCGCGCCAACGCGCTGGCCGGTGTGCTGCGCCAGCGGGGCGTGCGGCCCGAGGTGCTGGTGGGCCTGTGCGTGGAACGGGGCATGGACCTGGTGGTGGGCATGTTCGCCACCCTCAAGGCGGGCGGCGCCTACCTGCCGATGGACCCGGACCATCCACCCGAGCGGCTCGCGTACATGCTGGAGAACGCGGGCGCGGCGCTGCTGGTGACTCGCGAGCGGTACGCGTCCCGGCTGTCCTATCGCGGGCCCACGCTGTTGCTGGAGGACGGCGTGGTGCCTGTCCCGGCGGAGCCCTGGCGGCCCGTGCGTGAAGTCACGCCGCGAAACCTCGCCTACGTCATCTTCACCTCGGGGAGCACGGGACGCCCCAAGGGCGCGCTGCTCGAGCACCGCGGCGTGGCCAACCTCGTCGAGGTGGCTCGCGGGAAATTGGGGCTCGGGCCGGGAAGCCGGGTGTTGCAGTTCGCGCCGATGAGCTTCGATGCCTCGGTGTGGGAAATCTACCCGGCGCTGCTGTCCGGCGGGACGGTGTGTCTGGCCCGCCGCGAGCAGGTGGCTCCGGGCGAGCCACTGGCCGAATTGCTGGTACGCGAGCGCATCAGCGTGGTGACGCTGCCGCCGTCGGTGCTGGCGGTGTTGCCAGACGTGGAGTTGCCGGACCTGAAGGTCCTGGTGTCCGCGGGTGAGGCGTGCACGGCGGACCTGGTGTCGCGCTGGGGCAGGGGCCGGCGCTTCATCAACGGCTATGGCCCGACGGAGAGCACGGTGTGCACCACGCTGGGCGAGTGCCGCCCGGGTGAGCGGCCCCTCATTGGCACGCCGGTCGACAACCTCGTGGTGCGGGTGATGGACGAGGCGGGGCACCTGGTGCCACCGGGCGTCTGGGGTGAGCTGTGTCTGGGCGGCGTGGGGCAGGCGCGAGGGTACCTGGGCCGTCCGGACCTGACGGCGGAGCGCTTCGTGCCGGACCCGTTCCGCGAGGGACAGCGGCTGTACCGGACGGGAGACGTGGTGCGGTTCCGCGACGACGGCCGGCTGGAGTACCTGCGGCGCGCCGACTCGCAGGTGAAGGTGCGCGGCGTGCGCGTGGAGCCGGCGGAAGCGCGCGAGGCGCTCGCGGAGCACCCGGGCGTGCAGTCGGTGGTGGTGATGGGGCGCGAGGACGTGCCCGGCGAGACGCGCCTGGTGGCGTACGTCGTGCCCTCGCAGGGTGAGACGCTGACGGCCGACGTGCTGCGCGCGTGGCTGCGGCGCTCGCTGCCGGAGCCTGCGGTGCCCTCGGCCTTCGTGGTGATGGACGCGCTTCCGCTGACGCCGAACGGGAAGCCAGACTGGAAGGCGCTGCCCGTGCCGGATGCGAGCCGGCCCGAGCTGAGCAGTGGCTACGAGGCGCCGGAGAAGGACCGGAGAGGGCGCTGGCGCTGCTCTGGGCGGAGGTGCTGA